AGATACAATTAGAAATTTTATTAAATATCCCGGTAACGGTCAAAATTACGTTAATAATGCATTAAAAATATTTTATCAAAATCACGATGCTAAAAAAAATGCAAAAAAATTAGCAAAACTACTAGAAATTTAGCATATAATACTATCTTTAGATGAATCATGATATACCGGAACCAAATAATGAAAAACACGCCATGGATTTATTATCAGTCCCCGACTGGCATACTAAACCCGGTAGTCATCTTTTGGAATTCGGACAAGCTGTACCGAAAATTCAACTGGAACATAATCAGGAGTTCATAGAGACATATCCGGAGGTTCAGGCTCTATGCAGAATCTTAGAATCCAGAAAAGATAAAAATTTGTTTAACGGCCCGCTTGCAAGTGTTGACAACGTAGCAATCGGCGATGACGGCTTGTCAATCAGTACGAAGGAAACTGATTTTTTTTCATATTTAGCTTCTTCATACTATAACCGCGACCATGTCGGTGAAAATTCTGTAAGGCCATTGAGTGTGCAATCAACGATTTTTACTCCAGGCAACAAAAAAATAATTCTGGAGCGCCGACCGGAATCCATGGCTGACTCTCCAAATAAACTAAGTGTTTTTGGCGGATCTATAAAACCTGGCATACACCCCGATGATGCCATACTAGAAATCAGCAGGCGCAAGTTAGGCTTAGATTTATCACCTGATCAAATACAACCCAGCGGCCTGACCCGAGACAATATGGCCAACATTTTTTGTGTTACGTATGCCGTCGAATTAACCGAGGAACAGTATCGGACTAAGTATGAGGAGGTTAAAGGTTTAATGCGAAGACATGAACGGATGTTTTATTTGGTTTCAACTGACGAAGCACAACACTCCATGGAACAAATATTGACCGGTAAAAGAACAATTGATCAATGGGATCCGAATGCTTTCTTTAATCTGCTTTATGCCCTATCCGCAAAGGGATTGCGCGATCCCCAGGAACTTGATGCAATTGTTAATGCCAATGATGCAATTTTGAAGGAATCACCATTACATCACACTTTTCCGATTGAAAAATATCTAGGTCAGGTTTCTTTAGATAGGAAACCAGAATAATATATTCCTGAATTGACTCAATTGTATTAAATGTTATAATAAAACCTATTATATTAAGAGATTAAAGCATATTTATGGAACAATATAAAAATCATCTACAAGACAAGACGATAATGATTACTGGCGGAACAGGATCATTTGGTAATGCTGTTGTTGATAAACTCCTACAATACAACCCTAAAAAAATTGTCATATTCAGCCGTGATGAAAAAAAGCAATTTGACATGGGTAATAAGTATAATTCTAACAAACTAAAATTTATAATCGGTGACGTCAGAGATAAAGATTCCGTCTCCCATGCTGTTTGTGATGTAAATTATATTTTTCATGCTGCCGCCTTAAAACAAGTCCCGAATTGTGAATTTTTCCCTATTGAAGCCATAAAAACAAATACACTTGGTGTTCACAACATCATTGATTCTGCAATTGAAAATGATGTTGAGAGAGTTGTCGTCCTTAGTACGGATAAAGCCGTGTATCCTATCAACGTGATGGGCATGACAAAGGCACTGATGGAAAAAATAATGATTGCCGGCGCCCGTGAAAAACGCGGAAAGACAATTTTATGTGGTACTCGTTACGGTAACGTTATGTACACCCGCGGATCTGTTATTCCATACTTTATTGATTTAATCAAAGCTGGAAAGCCATTAAGGATTACAAAGCGAGACATGACCCGATTTATGATGTCTTTAGACCAATCAATTGACCTGGTTCTATATGCTTTAACCAACGGAAATAACGGTGATATATATGTAAGAAAAGCGCCGGCCGCTACAGTTGGTGATTTAGCGCAGGCAATGACGAATATTTTTAAATATAAACAGGGTGAAGAAGAAGTTGGAATTCGCCCGGGGGAAAAGATGTATGAAACTTTAATCTCTTCTGAAGAATCCTACCGTGCTGAAGATTGCGGTGATTACTACAAAATAAATCCAGAAGTTCCTGATATGGATTATCGCGATTATTTTTTTAAGGGTGAAAAAGAAAATATCCTGCCTCACGCTGGTTATAACTCATCTAACACGAAGCAATTATCTGTAAAAGAAGTGGAGTCCATCCTTTTGGATCTGAATGAGATTCAGGAAGAAATTAAATTAATGGGTATATAAAATAAGTTAACCGCAGATTATACGTCACAACAACTGGAAATTAAAAAGGATCAGCGTGGTAAATTGATCGAAGTTTTTAAACTTCCCGACGTCGGTCAGGTTTTTTATTCTGTTTCAAAACCAGGCGTAATCAGAGGCAATCATTATCACAAAAGAAAAATTGAAACTTTTTGTGTAATAGAAGGTGAAGCATTAATCCGTATGAGAAACCGTTCAACAGATGAGATCAAAGAATTCAAAGTATCCGGAGACAAACCCCAGCTGATTGAAATGCGAATTAATTGGACGCACAATATTCAAAATACCAGCCAATCCGAAATGAGATTATTAGTTTGGGCTAATGAAGTATTCGATCCGAATGATCCGGATACATTTGCAGAAAATGTGTAAATTTAAAGTTTTAAAATATAATTAATACCGAATCTAATTTATGAAAAAAGAAATCAAGAAATTAAAAATTATTACAATTTTTGGGACACGTCCAGAAATCATCAGGATGTCACAAGTTTTTACAAAATTAGACCAATATTTGAATCACGTAATGGTTCACACTGGTCAGAGTTTTGATTATGAAATGAATAAAATTTTTTTTGACAATCTGAAAATTCGAAAACCTGATTATTTTCTTGATATAAAAGCTGCGTCACTTGGTGAACAAATAGCAAATATAATTTCCAGAAGTGAAACTGTATTTAAAAAAGAATCACCGGATGCTTTGCTTTTATTAGGCGACACCAATAGTGCACTATCCACTATTGTTGCTAAAAGAATGAAAATACCTATTTTCCATCTGGAGGCCGGTAACCGCAGTTTTGATGAAAATGTCCCGGAAGAAATCAACCGACGTATTGTTGATCATATCAGCGACATCAACCTGCCATATAGTGAAAATGCCAGATTGAATTTACTAAGGGAAGGGATACATCCCGGCACAATGTTTGTTACAGGTTCACCGCTAGCTGAAATATTGCATAAAAATAAGAAATCAATTGATAAATCAAATATTGTCAAGGAATTGAAACTGCCACCAAATAAATTTTTTGTTGTCAGCTTACATCGTGAAGAAAATGTTGATTCAAAAAAATCCTTCAAAACACTGATTGATATCCTTAATGATGTTGCCGAAACATATAAACTGCCCCTGATTGTCACTACTCACCCAAGAACCAGAAAGAGATTGCTGGAAGAAAAACTAAAAACGAATAAACTGATTAAATTCTGTAAACCTTTTGGTTTTTTTGATTACATCAAACTACAAAAAAATGCATTCTGCGTTATTTCTGACAGTGGTACTATTCAGGAAGAATGTTCAAATTTGCAATTTCCGGCCATTCAAGTACGTAACAGTTCTGAACGTCCAGAAGCTTTTGATGAGGGTGTGACAATCTTAACTGGTCTGGATAAAGATAATGTACTAAAATCTATTGAGATCGTCACACAACAACATAAATCCGGTGAAAAGTTCAAAATCCCCCATTCTTATCAGGATACGAATTTTTCCAGCAAGGTTTTACGCCACGTGGTCAGTTTAACGAAAATTATTCAGAAACGACGTGGTTCTCCAATGGTATAAATGTAGTTAATAGATACGGATACATGAAAACAATTGCCATAACTGCCCCGAATAGCCTTTCGGGAAGCATGATGTATAGTGTACTGAAAGAAAATTTCCGTCTAGTACTTATATGCGAAAGTAAGGATAAATTGGCATTGCTAGAAAATATTTATGGCAAATGTTTAAAACATAATGCTATAATCTTCGATTTGATGGATTTATATCAAGACTACGTTACGGGATTTTTAAATCAACCTGACGGTCTGAATATAAGCAAACTAGTAGATAAAATCGGGGAAGTAGATGCATTTATCAATTGTGCGACTATAACTAATCCCCATATTAAGCAAGATCCGGTCAAGGCTTTTTTTATTAACAGCAGTCTGCCACATATTTTAAGTCAGATTTATGGTGACAAGTTAATACATATTGCCACTGATTGTGTTTTTGATGGACAAATCGGCGCTCCTTATAATGAAAAATCGATCCATCATCCAACTGACGCTTATGGTTTGACAAGAAGTCTGGGCGAGCCGGCTGATCAGTCGCTTGTTTTACGCGTATCACTTGTCGGTCCGGAGATAGATAGTTCTGATTCGCTGATTGAATGGTTAAAAAAGAACAAGAGTAAAACGATTGATGGTTTTACAAATCATACTTGGAATGGTCTTACATCTCGTGAGTTTGCATTAATTTGCCAAGAGATAATCAATAACCGCAATCAATATCCCAAAACAGGTCTTTTTCACCTATTCTCTACAAATGTTACAAAGTATGACATGCTAATTAAATTCAAAGAAAAATACAATATTGATGTTAATATCAATCCGAGTCAATCAACATCAATTGATCGACGTTTAGATACTGCATTTGATTTATGCAGGAAGTTTAATATTCCTTCCTTTGATGAAATGTTAAAAGAATTGTAAGTATTATATTAAAACCTGATTCTATTTCAGATACTGATAATGAATCACTGAGAAGCGAAGAAGTGAGCAGATTAGTGAATATTGCTAATGATGAGAGGTATAGTAAGGTGGAAATGTTCTCATCTAAAATACTTTCTTATTTTGGAGAAATGTATGTGATAATGTTGGTCATTTTCCACATACATTAAAAATTCACAGTTCTTTTAATCTGCAGACTTTTCTCTATATTGATTTACATTAATTTTGGTTTTAGATTAACTCAAACAGCAATGCATCGTTCGAATTAAACAAACTATTGTAATAAATTTTATTGCTAAACATCTCAGCTAAGTTATCAATATTTTTATTTCCTTCTTGATTCGGCTTCATTAGCAAAAAATACTTAATATTATTATTTTTAAAGAAATAAATACTTGATTTCAAATCAGGCTGATTAAATGCCAGACAAGCATCATTATTTTCTCCACACAGTTTCAATTCAGTAGTTATATGTTGAATACTCCTTTCACTAATCATTACATCATGATTAGTTTGTGATACTCCATTAACATGAGAAAAGATCAGATCATCATTTTTAGAAACTGTTTTTAACAAATTAAGTGCCCTAATTTGGTTATTCGTTACAATATTTGAATTATCATATAATTCTTTTACTCTACTGGTACTACTAATAATAAGTATCACAAACATAGTCATGATAAATATAAATAGTTTTGAATTATTCCTAACCTTAGTCAACAAATAATTTAATGGATAAACCGCAAAGAAGGCAATAAAAACACCGGCTAGAAAAACAATCCTCTCATAGTAGAAATCAATGCCAAGTCTGTAAGTTTGTAATATGATCAACAGCATTAATATCCAAAATAGTGGGAATATCCTGTAGGATAGTAAGTTTTTCCGAATCTGAATAATATAAAATACTATTCCAGTAACTCCAAAGGTAAAAAGAAAAGGACCTAAGTATTCACCATATTGAGAAACCAATATCGGGCCTCTAAACTTATCTCCGTTAGTGCTTCCCCAGAAAGAGACAATCCCCTCTTTAATTACAGGATAATATGCATATAATGCATATCCAATTAACGAGAAGACAAACAAAATAATAATTCCGCCTTTGTAACGGCCCAATTTCTTCAATTTACTATGAAGGATATGTTTTAATTGCTTGTTAATTAGAAATAGATATATAATGTACAATGCAATTGTTATCAATAGAACCGGAGCGGTCAAGTACTTGTGGGTAAAATATAGTGTGATAATAAAGAAAATTATTAGTAAAAGTAGTTTATTTTTTTTTGTGCGACTGTAGCTATAAATCAAATAGTATATAATATTTACATATGTAAAAGCCAACAAATTGGAAACAGTCGATCCTGCAAACAATCTGATAATAGCAAAACTTCCTAGCACTGCGATCGGAAACAATACAGCGGTCATGCTATTGAAAGTTTTTCCAACAAGATAACTTGTCAGAACAATTAATACTATGAGAAAAAGTTGGTAGATTGAAAATAGTGGATAAGTAAAGTCAAGCCCGGTAAACTGATTGATGAGTACAATGTTAATATCGGTCAATGGCGATGGATATGCATAAAATCCATTATAGGTTGCCTGATACGCTTTCGGCACAATTTGATTACTGGTTATCCATTGAGCATCATTAATATATGTAATGGCGTCGGTGCCGACCGGAATTGGCTTGATAACAGGATAATAAAAAACCAAAAGTGCTAAAATTACTTCTAAAAATACAATTAGAGCAATTAATTTTTTTGATTTACCAATATATGAAATCATATCCAAACTACTTTATTTTCAATTTTATTAAATAATATACCAGACAGTTCATTTAAATTACTAATCATTACCTAATTAATGCAGTTTTATACATACATTCAACTTTTTTTGCAATAGAATCCCAGGTATATTGATCTTCCACCTTTCTTCGACCGTTTTGTCCTAAGCGCCTTGCATAAACTGAATCTTTTAGTAGAATACCAATTTTATCTGTTAAATCTTTTACATTTCCCTTTTCAAATAATAATCCATTTACTCCGTCATTAACAACCGTTCTTACTCCTGGTAGATTACTTGCTATCACGGGTTTAGCACAGGCCATTGCTTCTATTAAAACTAAGCCAAACGACTCAACTTTTGTTGATGGCAGGACAAGTAAATCAGCTTGTATTAGGTGTTGTAATGCTTCTTTATTACTTAATTTACCGACAAAAGATATTTGCTGTGATATACCTAATTCTTTAGCTAATTTAATGTATTTCTCTTTTAAATCTCCGTCACCAATAACTAATAAATGCGCTTTATTAGTAAATGATTTAAAAGCTTCAAATAATATATCCAATCTCTTAAAGTAGTGAGCTTTATCCAAAGTACCAATAAATGCTATAATAAATTTTTTTTCTTCAATCTTATATTCTTTTCTTACATCTGGCCGTTCTAGTATTTGAGTAAAATCCTCTAAATTAATACCATTGGGAATAATAGCAACCTTGCCTTCTTTCTTCTTTAAGTAACTCACTTGAGAATGATTAATATGATCATCAGATAAACCTAGCACCATTTTTGCTCCATCCATAACAGATTTTTGAAAAAATAGATTATATACTTGAAAAATAGTTTTTTTTAATAGACTATCGCCCTCGGCATCTTGATGATAGGTTATTACATAAGGAATATTTCTTTTTTTTGCGGCTTGTTTAACAATAATATCACCACCAAAAAAAGGATAATGTAGGTGGATAATATCAAATCCAATAAGTATTTTTTTAAGAGATGGCAAAACACTCGCATTTCCAATTGAATAATACGGTTTTAAATATTTTATCTTGAAAGGCATATTCAATTTATGCGATAATCTTTTTTCGGTTTCAGGTAAAAATACAGTTACATCATGTCCTAAAATAGATAGTTTTTTTGATAAATTGTAACAGACATTTCCAGATCCTCCTTCATAGGGCGGAAAAGTTGAAGTTACTTGGGCTATTCGCATTTTGTTTTATTCAATTCCATTTAACTATTACGAATCTTTATTACCTAGAAATGTTTTTTGTCTGCAACTTTTCATTTGGTAACATAATAAACTACACTCTGATTTGATTTTATATTGAATTTTTCTTCCTGAACCTCCAGAACTTTTACCCCATTGCTTTTCAAAAAAGAAACAACTTCCTTTTTTGGAATAGAACTCATGCTAATGGAAAATAGTTTTAGCTTTTCGTATAAATATTTATTCTTAAATCCCATAAATTTTAGTAATAAAAACAATTTTCTCACTAATTGAAGTCGGTAAATTAAAGGTATATAAGCAGGCAACTGAAAAATCAACAAACCATCTACTTTTAATGTCCTTATAAATTCAATAATATATGATTTTATTATTGATTTATCCTGTAAATGTTGTAAAACTAGGCTAGTATATATCATATCAAAAGAATTACTATCAAATATCTTTAAATTTTTCTCTGTATTTATTAAAAAATGACAATTTGGCATATCTGTGTTCAATTCCCTGGCTTTTAATATCATATTCTCAGCGATATCCACGCCAATGCATTCTTTAAAGTAATTATTTAATGCTCTTGTAAGCCTACCCACCCCACACCCAAAATCAAGCACTTTTTCTCTGTATTTTGGATAGTCTAATGTCGTAGCTACTTTCATTACAGTATCAATCTCCTTTTTACCAGTAGAAAAAAAATCATCAGTGTCCCATTTATTGAATCTTTGTTTAGGGTCTGACAAAATTGCCCAAAATGGATCTCTAATGGCTAAATCTTCCCACTCTTCTTTCAGTTTATCTAGAGACATAATTTTTATTTATTAATAATAGTAGTTATAAAATATAGAATGCTATATGTGTGAATAATATTTTTCTATTTATCGGTTTGTTCACCATTATTCTTTTAGAGTTAATTCTTTAACTGAAATACCAAATCTTATAAACCAAGAATATATTTCTTTGTTTGTAACCTTTTTATTTTTTTGAATAATTTTTCTTTTTTTCAACATTTTTGGCGCTCCACTTAAACCGAAATACCACGCTTTTAGTAATATAAAGAATAAAGATCCTGCTGAATAATTTTCGATATACTTACCTGCAGATCCTCTTTTTCCTAAAACCCCATATATTTGATACAAATATCTCTTTAAACTATAGTAGGGGCTTATTAGTAATAAAGATATAGGAAATATTTTAATTGCCACCCATAGCCTATTTCTTTCTACAAGAAAAGCTTTTTTAGGAGAGTATTTCCCAGCAGTAGCCGAATACATATGATAAACTATAGAGTCAGGAATATACATTGAAATCCAGCCAGCCATTCTAGCCCTCAATCCAAGATCCGTGTCTTCACCAAAATAATAAAAATCCTCATCTAACAAACCAATTTCATTCAAAACTTTTTTTCTGTAGAAAGCTGCGCAACCGCTTGGAAAACATATTTCTTCAATTTTATCGTATTGATGAATATCTTTTTCAAGTTTTCCCCTTCCTCTATTTAGTCCATCTTTATATATTAAATGACCTACATTATCAAACACATTTCTGTCAAAATAAGAAAGTATTTTAGGTGAGAACATTCCCACCTTACTATACTTCTCATCATTAGCAACATTCACTAATCTTGAAATGCAGTGTGTATCCATTTCAGTGTCGTTGTTGAGAATAAAAATATACTCTCCACTTGACTGCTTTATTCCAATATTATTCGCTGCAGAAAAACCTATATCTTGTTTATTCTCGATAATAATAACTTGGGTAAATTTATCTTTAAGATATTCAATAGAATCATCATTTGAACCATTATCAATCACAATGATTTCAATGTTTTCATAACTTTGTTTCAGTATTGAAGGTATGCATATTTCAAGCAGTTTTCTTCCATTTTTGTTCAGCACCAAAACTGAAACCAGTGGTAAATCCACTTTTATAGATTGATTCACTTCCATTCCTTTTTATTATTATCTCTCAATGCCATTTCTCTGACTAGACCAGTAATCTCATGCTCGACAAACTCTAACTTAACGTAAATTCGAAACATACCATAAAATAATGCAACTAATGATATATATACTAGTGCATCTACACCCCTACCGATTCCAACACTGTGCGCAATATAATCACTGACTTTCGGCCACCAAACAAAGAAAAGTATTCCAGACCATATAAAAATCCAAATCAACAACGCGATCTTTTTTACAGACCCTTCACGATGACGAAGAATAACACGAGATATTGCAAATACAACAAAAAAAGTAATAAAAATTTTTATAATCATACTACCTTAATTTATTAACAAATATTTTAAATAATATTTTAATAAAATCTCCAATCTTTTGACCCTTGGCCAAAGAATAATCAGTATAACTAATCGTTACCGGGATTTCCATAAATGAAATGTGCTTATGCGCTATTTCTTCTAGTATTTCAGATGCATGCGCATAACGATCTTGCGAAAAGTGAATCTTTTCAGCTGCTACTGCTGTCATTGCCCGAAGTCCATTGTGTGTATCAGATAGATTCAACCTAGTAGTAAAATTCGTATATACGATTGCCAAACGATGCAAAACCTTCCTCATAAGTGGTATCTTACGCTGACTTAATTCCGTAAGATAGCGAGATCCAAGTGTAACTTCACACTTTTTTGCATATAGCGGTTCTAGCAAAAGTTTTATATCTCCAACTTGATGCTGTCCATCCGCATCAAAGGTCACAATATAGTCTGCGCCTCCATTTAGTGCTAATACTATCCCAGTCTTTAATGCCGCTCCTTGACCACGATTAATAAGATGCTCAATAATCATGCAATTATAATTCCGTGCAATTTCGGCAGATTTATCTGATGAGGCATCATCAACAACAATTATATCATTGTAATTATTCTTATTGAGGTCGGATAAAACATTACCAATTGTTTTCTCTTCATTAAATACCGGAATTACTATGACAGTTTTCATTTTTTGCTGAAATAAAATCATTCTGATTTAAGCATCAAATATGGTGTTTTCGTTATTTATTATACATAATACGCAAGTAATTATCAACCACCAACCAACGATAATTATTCATTTACAAAAAGCAGTAAAAATGCTAGATTTTAAAGGATAAACAGATGTTTTCATGAAAAAGCACGTCACCTATATATTTGTTCTATTGCTGATTTCAGTGGCAATCGCAGGGTTGCCTAATTTTGTTAGTGGGCAATTTCCGGTCTGGAAAGACTCCATTGCCGTGGCCTGCTCAGTTAAACATATTGGCGAGAACGGAGAACTGGGTTTGGGTGATAATTTCTATATCAACTTTGATAATGTGAATATCCCCTATTGCTGGGATAAAAATGTATACCCTCTGAACCAGATTTACATGTACGCTTTTAGCTCATTTTCCAGTATCGATCCCGCTATGACTGTGACGCTTGTATATATATTGATATACCTGCTGATTGTCACCGCTGTTTATCTGGTCGCCTGGGAGTTGTACAACAAACATCATCTGGCATTTCTTTCCGCGATACTGGCCGGAACCAGCCTAGCTCTGCTCCGGATTCTTACTATTTCACCGCAACAGCTTTTTGGCTTCCTGCTGATTTTATTTATTGTCTGGAATTTGTTGCAGTACAAGA
The Patescibacteria group bacterium genome window above contains:
- a CDS encoding polysaccharide biosynthesis protein — protein: MEQYKNHLQDKTIMITGGTGSFGNAVVDKLLQYNPKKIVIFSRDEKKQFDMGNKYNSNKLKFIIGDVRDKDSVSHAVCDVNYIFHAAALKQVPNCEFFPIEAIKTNTLGVHNIIDSAIENDVERVVVLSTDKAVYPINVMGMTKALMEKIMIAGAREKRGKTILCGTRYGNVMYTRGSVIPYFIDLIKAGKPLRITKRDMTRFMMSLDQSIDLVLYALTNGNNGDIYVRKAPAATVGDLAQAMTNIFKYKQGEEEVGIRPGEKMYETLISSEESYRAEDCGDYYKINPEVPDMDYRDYFFKGEKENILPHAGYNSSNTKQLSVKEVESILLDLNEIQEEIKLMGI
- the wecB gene encoding UDP-N-acetylglucosamine 2-epimerase (non-hydrolyzing), which codes for MKKEIKKLKIITIFGTRPEIIRMSQVFTKLDQYLNHVMVHTGQSFDYEMNKIFFDNLKIRKPDYFLDIKAASLGEQIANIISRSETVFKKESPDALLLLGDTNSALSTIVAKRMKIPIFHLEAGNRSFDENVPEEINRRIVDHISDINLPYSENARLNLLREGIHPGTMFVTGSPLAEILHKNKKSIDKSNIVKELKLPPNKFFVVSLHREENVDSKKSFKTLIDILNDVAETYKLPLIVTTHPRTRKRLLEEKLKTNKLIKFCKPFGFFDYIKLQKNAFCVISDSGTIQEECSNLQFPAIQVRNSSERPEAFDEGVTILTGLDKDNVLKSIEIVTQQHKSGEKFKIPHSYQDTNFSSKVLRHVVSLTKIIQKRRGSPMV
- a CDS encoding sugar nucleotide-binding protein, whose amino-acid sequence is MKTIAITAPNSLSGSMMYSVLKENFRLVLICESKDKLALLENIYGKCLKHNAIIFDLMDLYQDYVTGFLNQPDGLNISKLVDKIGEVDAFINCATITNPHIKQDPVKAFFINSSLPHILSQIYGDKLIHIATDCVFDGQIGAPYNEKSIHHPTDAYGLTRSLGEPADQSLVLRVSLVGPEIDSSDSLIEWLKKNKSKTIDGFTNHTWNGLTSREFALICQEIINNRNQYPKTGLFHLFSTNVTKYDMLIKFKEKYNIDVNINPSQSTSIDRRLDTAFDLCRKFNIPSFDEMLKEL
- a CDS encoding glycosyltransferase family 4 protein — protein: MRIAQVTSTFPPYEGGSGNVCYNLSKKLSILGHDVTVFLPETEKRLSHKLNMPFKIKYLKPYYSIGNASVLPSLKKILIGFDIIHLHYPFFGGDIIVKQAAKKRNIPYVITYHQDAEGDSLLKKTIFQVYNLFFQKSVMDGAKMVLGLSDDHINHSQVSYLKKKEGKVAIIPNGINLEDFTQILERPDVRKEYKIEEKKFIIAFIGTLDKAHYFKRLDILFEAFKSFTNKAHLLVIGDGDLKEKYIKLAKELGISQQISFVGKLSNKEALQHLIQADLLVLPSTKVESFGLVLIEAMACAKPVIASNLPGVRTVVNDGVNGLLFEKGNVKDLTDKIGILLKDSVYARRLGQNGRRKVEDQYTWDSIAKKVECMYKTALIR
- a CDS encoding class I SAM-dependent methyltransferase; translated protein: MSLDKLKEEWEDLAIRDPFWAILSDPKQRFNKWDTDDFFSTGKKEIDTVMKVATTLDYPKYREKVLDFGCGVGRLTRALNNYFKECIGVDIAENMILKARELNTDMPNCHFLINTEKNLKIFDSNSFDMIYTSLVLQHLQDKSIIKSYIIEFIRTLKVDGLLIFQLPAYIPLIYRLQLVRKLFLLLKFMGFKNKYLYEKLKLFSISMSSIPKKEVVSFLKSNGVKVLEVQEEKFNIKSNQSVVYYVTK
- a CDS encoding glycosyltransferase family 2 protein; protein product: MEVNQSIKVDLPLVSVLVLNKNGRKLLEICIPSILKQSYENIEIIVIDNGSNDDSIEYLKDKFTQVIIIENKQDIGFSAANNIGIKQSSGEYIFILNNDTEMDTHCISRLVNVANDEKYSKVGMFSPKILSYFDRNVFDNVGHLIYKDGLNRGRGKLEKDIHQYDKIEEICFPSGCAAFYRKKVLNEIGLLDEDFYYFGEDTDLGLRARMAGWISMYIPDSIVYHMYSATAGKYSPKKAFLVERNRLWVAIKIFPISLLLISPYYSLKRYLYQIYGVLGKRGSAGKYIENYSAGSLFFILLKAWYFGLSGAPKMLKKRKIIQKNKKVTNKEIYSWFIRFGISVKELTLKE
- a CDS encoding DUF2304 family protein, which produces MIIKIFITFFVVFAISRVILRHREGSVKKIALLIWIFIWSGILFFVWWPKVSDYIAHSVGIGRGVDALVYISLVALFYGMFRIYVKLEFVEHEITGLVREMALRDNNKKEWK
- a CDS encoding glycosyltransferase family 2 protein, whose protein sequence is MKTVIVIPVFNEEKTIGNVLSDLNKNNYNDIIVVDDASSDKSAEIARNYNCMIIEHLINRGQGAALKTGIVLALNGGADYIVTFDADGQHQVGDIKLLLEPLYAKKCEVTLGSRYLTELSQRKIPLMRKVLHRLAIVYTNFTTRLNLSDTHNGLRAMTAVAAEKIHFSQDRYAHASEILEEIAHKHISFMEIPVTISYTDYSLAKGQKIGDFIKILFKIFVNKLR